The window AACTCTTCGTAGAGCTCTCTCGCTCGCTGCTCGTCTTCAGAGCTTAGTGACTGGCTTCCCATTTTCGATCCTGTCGTGTGTATGGACGGTCGTTCCCTGGCACATCAGAGCCCTGGAAAGTCTTAGAATGCATGCTCGGTTTGAGCAAGAGGGGGGCGTTCACTGCCCCGAGACGCAAGGTCTATTTACGCAATGAAAATGTATTTGGCAAACGAATTGAAGGCAGTCGGCTGCAAGGACGACCGCTCAACTTTCAACGACCGGCTGATTCAATTGCTGGCGAGCTCGTTCCCTGGAATGACGATCGACGATCTCGTTTGCACACCAGACAAATCACGAGTGTTTTGCAATGCGATTCGTGACGCGTCGGAAAGTCCCAAACTCACAAACAAGGTCATTTTAAAAGCACTGATGAACCTTCGTCGTGCCAAAAAATCCCCGACCGGATTGAAGACAAAAACGAGCAGGCAGTCGATTACCAAGCGTCTGAATCAAGTTGGTAGCGATTTGACACGGGAGCAGTTCATAACACTTGCCAATGACCTATTTGCGTCGATGTACAAAGACAGGACGTTTGATGAAGTCGCCTGCCATCCGAACGAGGCCAGTGATTTGGCAAACGTGGTTCGTCGAAAAGTGGGAATTGCTGAGCTAGACGACCACTTCATTCTTCGAGTGATAATGAACGTCCGTAAGGATGGTCCCTAGAAGTTCGTCCAAAGAGATTCCACCTTTATTGGTTTCGTCTTTTGTCCGCTGGCCTTGTTGTCGATTGCGATGTCCTCACGCCGCCAGCCATGCTGCTTCATTGCCGAATCGTAGATTGGGTCGTTGTAGCCGCTGAGGATGAACTTTCCCGAAGCGCTTCCCAACGAACAAAGCAAGGCCTCATGTTCGGCCTCTGACATTTCGCAAGCGTATGCATTGCCAACAACTCGGGTGCGTTGAACATAGGGCGGATCAACGTAAAACAGAGTGTGCACGCTGTCCTCTCGCTTGATCAACTTGGATGCGTCATCGTTCACAATGACGACCGATCGCAAACGTTGATGCGCGTCGCCTAGCCCGTCAACTGCTGACCACCACGATGACGCCTGCTCATTCATTCCGCGGCGGGTGCGGCTTCGCGACATAGTTGCGAAGTCCTTCCCGAGCCCCTGTCGAGACTGCCGGTAGCGGACGAAGAAAGCCACCGCTCGCTCAATCGGGCATTCCGACTGACAAGCCATCGCCGACTCCCATTCAACTTTTGAAAATGGGATCGCACTCACTTTTCGGCTGAATGTTGTAAACGACTCGTCGTCTTGCAGAGCTTTCCAGAAGTTTGTGAGCTCTCCATCGATGTCGTTGAC of the Rhodopirellula bahusiensis genome contains:
- a CDS encoding DNA adenine methylase, whose product is MIVKLKTKSRARSHRVSAPIKWHGGKHYLASKIIAKFPKHTHYVETHFGGGAVLLQKPVQLIDGHSEVVNDIDGELTNFWKALQDDESFTTFSRKVSAIPFSKVEWESAMACQSECPIERAVAFFVRYRQSRQGLGKDFATMSRSRTRRGMNEQASSWWSAVDGLGDAHQRLRSVVIVNDDASKLIKREDSVHTLFYVDPPYVQRTRVVGNAYACEMSEAEHEALLCSLGSASGKFILSGYNDPIYDSAMKQHGWRREDIAIDNKASGQKTKPIKVESLWTNF